From Salmo salar chromosome ssa04, Ssal_v3.1, whole genome shotgun sequence, one genomic window encodes:
- the LOC106610535 gene encoding zinc finger and SCAN domain-containing protein 12-like yields the protein MSETVMFQTQLSSIMEALSTAAMAEITKLVDEYSAFLRGELSRKKHDNEILMKKLKVVENRHRKRTSTIEHVGDGVGTVLRERLWNGGSLPHHTPQTNREQKPDRVFTQQGCSSGWSNGPAARVGLRTDETTVTDRTAEPVTIKQERLEEDGPGECGAPNELRMNAPEHSTTSLVARQPHPTDQSRFEEDWGFQSTTPGGRDELTDSMEHNLEVEHRTMEHLELEYRTIEHLELEHGTLEHDLSSSSHCLDQDQPVVVEEIRLKREPESPCPDLNPLPGGEPGLEVDQGDLGQTYPEYAALNLGYGGYTDTSGLFFTYSSENQLQEHTSSSTTTTDDYASFPGKHSVTVIPGHHGDQRGNGGTVRTRAPLSKEKEGRFVCKHCGKGFPYISCLKRHALNHTRERTHHCSVCGRSFIRPSHLRRHELLHTGVRPFACALCGRHFSHGAHLRAHMKTHT from the exons ATGTCGGAGACCGTAATGTTTCAGACGCAGTTGTCGTCCATCATGGAAGCTCTATCCACCGCCGCCATGGCGGAGATAACCAAACTAGTGGACGAGTACTCCGCGTTTTTACGAGGGGAACTGTCACGGAAAAAACACGATAACGAAATCCTGATGAAAAAGCTGAAAGTAGTTGAAAACCGGCACCGGAAAAGGACATCTACGATTGAACACGTCGGGGACGGAGTTGGCACTGTGCTGCGCGAGAGACTTTGGAACGGGGGTTCCCTACCGCACCACACGCCCC AAACCAACAGAGAACAAAAGCCCGACCGAGTCTTTACGCAGCAGGGATGCAGCAGCGGGTGGAGTAATGGACCCGCGGCGCGGGTAGGACTAAGGACGGACGAG ACCACTGTAACAGACAGGACGGCTGAACCAGTTACCATCAAACaagagagactggaggaggacgGCCCAGGGGAATGTGGTGCTCCAAATGAACTGAGGATGAACG CTCCTGAGCATTCCACCACTTCACTGGTCGCCCGGCAACCGCATCCCACTGATCAGAGCCGTTTTGAGGAGGACTGGGGGTTCCAGAGTACCACACCAGGGGGTAGAGATGAACTCACTGACTCTATGGAACACAACTTAGAAGTGGAACATAGAACTATGGAACACCTAGAACTGGAATATAGAACTATAGAACACTTAGAACTGGAACATGGAACTCTGGAACATGACCTCAGTAGCAGCTCTCACTGCCTGGACCAGGACCAGCCTGTAGTAGTGGAGGAGATCCGcctcaagagggagccagagagccCATGTCCAGACCTCAACCCACTACCGGGAGGAGAACCAGGCCTGGAGGTCGACCAGGGGGATCTGGGCCAAACGTACCCCGAGTATGCAGCACTGAACCTGGGGTACGGTGGCTACACAGACACCTCTGGTCTATTTTTCACCTACTCGTCAGAAAACCAACTACAAGAACACACTTCCTCCTCGACAACGACCACAGACGATTACGCATCGTTCCCGGGGAAACACTCCGTCACCGTCATACCTGGTCACCATGGAGACCAAAGAGGAAATGGTGGGACTGTCAGAACTCGAGCTCCCCTCAGtaaagagaaggaggggaggttcGTCTGCAAACATTGTGGGAAGGGTTTCCCCTACATCAGCTGCCTTAAGCGGCATGCCCTCAACCACACGAGAGAGAGGACGCATCACTGCTCCGTGTGTGGGCGGAGCTTCATCAGACCCAGTCACCTGAGGAGGCATGAACTGCTGCACACGGGGGTCCGACCCTTCGCCTGCGCACTATGTGGACGCCACTTCTCCCATGGCGCACACCTCCGAGCTCACATGAAGACACACACGTGA